The following proteins come from a genomic window of Macadamia integrifolia cultivar HAES 741 unplaced genomic scaffold, SCU_Mint_v3 scaffold1149, whole genome shotgun sequence:
- the LOC122062943 gene encoding uncharacterized protein LOC122062943, which produces MACLDMFNTEHQPGLYAPMSPRISFSNDFVDAHAQAQQMIKYECNSREAAPAAAASSSDFEFSVTNYSMMTADELFFKGRLLPFKQDNCTNQFQKMTLRDELLIHDDDCDDGVSHRPPKGSIKWKGLLGLKRSHILSKKADKSDGSVDRAAEGKGSSMVIHEELPLAEASQQELLVDVVRTKNSRDVEIGI; this is translated from the exons ATGGCATGCTTAGACATGTTCAATACAGAGCACCAACCAGGTCTCTATGCTCCCATGAGCCCAAGAATCTCCTTCTCAAATGATTTTGTGGATGCCCATGCCCAAGCCCAACAAATGATCAAGTATGAATGCAACTCCAGAGAAGCAGCACCTGCAGCTGCGGCCTCCTCATCCGACTTTGAATTCTCTgtcaccaattactccatgaTGACAGCAGATGAGCTCTTCTTCAAGGGCAGGTTGTTGCCCTTCAAGCAGGATAACTGCACCAACCAGTTTCAAAAGATGACATTGAGGGATGAGCTCCTCATCCACGACGATGACTGTGATGATGGTGTATCTCACAGGCCCCCCAAGGGTTCCATCAAGTGGAAAGGCCTTCTGGGTCTGAAGAGGTCACACATTCTTTCCAAGAAAGCTGATAAAAGTGATGGGTCTGTGGACAGAGCTGCAGAAGGAAAAGGGTCATCAATGGTGATTCATGAAGAGCTGCCCCTTGCCGAGGCTTCACAACAG GAGTTGTTGGTAGATGTAGTGAGGACTAAAAATTCAAGAGATGTGGAGATTGGGATATGA